TTGCCGGAGAAGTTTTACGCGAAGGAGTATATGAACTAAAAGAAGGTGAGAAACTTCGTAACCTGATTAACTTCGCCGGGGGATTGAAATCAACAGCTTATATAGGTAGAGTCCAAATTAAGAGAATTATTCCTTTTAACCAGCGTGTTCAATTTGAACCTGAAATGACTTTAATCGACCTTTCTTTAGATAAAATAATTTCAGGTGAACAGAACGACATTGAGTTGTTTGATTCTGACGAGGTGACCGTCTTTCCGATTGTGCCAAGAATGGAAACTCAGGTTGAAATAGAGGGCGCCGTTTATAGACCGGGAGTTTACGATGTTAAAAAAACACCGGTGCTATCAAAGTTAATTGAAGAGGCATATGGTTTATTACCTGAAGCTTCACTTGAGAAAGCTGATCTCTTCAGAACCAGACCAGACAAAACATTTGAATATATCTCACTCGACCTGAGGCAAGTATTAAAAGACAAATCGAAATTCGATTTTGAACTTAAACCGCTGGATAAAATAAGAATCTATTCTGTGTATGAAATTCAATCGAATCTGAACGTATCTATTTCGGGATTCGTAAAAAGCGAGATTACAATTCCATACACCGACAGCCTTACGGTTTATGATTTATTAATTCAAGCAGGCGGATTACAGGACACTACATTTCTGGGCAAGGTATTCTCCTTGAGAGGCGATATTATTAGACTGAATCCGGATGGTTATACTTCAATGATTGTCCCGTTTAACCTCTCTGAAGTATTAACAAAAAAGGAGATGAGTAGTATCGACATAAAATCCGGTGACCGGATATTCATCTACAAAGCCGATGTAGATAAAGAATTGATTAAAAGCGTCAGGATTGGCGGTGAGGTTCGGAATCCCGGCCAATATGAATTGTATACTAATATGACTCCTATGGACCTGATTCTTCTGGCAGGCGGATTTACAGAGCGGGCGCTGAGAGATTTTGTATATGTAAACCGGCTCGATCCGCAGGGATACTCCGGTGATAAGTTAAGTGAAAATTTGGTAGTTAACTTACCCGAACAATTTAATTTTGACAGAAGCAGCAGTCTGTTCCTCCTCCAGAATCTTGATATTGTAATAGTAAGACGTAATCCGGATTTTGAGAAACAACGTATCGTAAAAATCAGCGGCGAGATTACTTATCCTGGTATGTACGTTCTTAATCAAAAAAATGAAACCATACTCGACCTTATAAAAACAGCCGGCGGACCCACAACGGAATCATTCCTCTTCGGAACACAATTCCATCGTAATGAAAAAAGGGTTATACTCGACCTTGATAAACTTTACAGAAACGGTGATGAGGATGAAAATATCTATCTGCAGGATAACGACAGCATCTATATACCAAGAAGACCAAATTCAGTTTTAGTCGGGGGTGAAGTAAACAGTC
This Melioribacteraceae bacterium DNA region includes the following protein-coding sequences:
- a CDS encoding SLBB domain-containing protein, with amino-acid sequence MKRVCIIILLLVVSSNIILSQTSDKIIQELKSKNIKTREDLLKEFEKQNISEDQARQYASLYGVNYDDFVNKYLNQSSQSSFFESISKYSNQTSQPLAPDTLNKTETRIDTVTKETTFPVSKPVITDSRGLNYFGYDIFQKIPSAFEPAEIGPVDPSYVLGPGDVLRLYLWGDVELQYELTVDRTGNIFIPTAGQFFVLGVSYENLREKLINYLSKYYAGLNTSPPSVFLDISLTKLRPVKIFAVGEVSNPGNYNISSYSSVINALYSFGGPTLKGSLREIRIIRENKVASTVDLYEFLLNGVMSSDTRLQNNDMIFIPPKIKSVSIAGEVLREGVYELKEGEKLRNLINFAGGLKSTAYIGRVQIKRIIPFNQRVQFEPEMTLIDLSLDKIISGEQNDIELFDSDEVTVFPIVPRMETQVEIEGAVYRPGVYDVKKTPVLSKLIEEAYGLLPEASLEKADLFRTRPDKTFEYISLDLRQVLKDKSKFDFELKPLDKIRIYSVYEIQSNLNVSISGFVKSEITIPYTDSLTVYDLLIQAGGLQDTTFLGKVFSLRGDIIRLNPDGYTSMIVPFNLSEVLTKKEMSSIDIKSGDRIFIYKADVDKELIKSVRIGGEVRNPGQYELYTNMTPMDLILLAGGFTERALRDFVYVNRLDPQGYSGDKLSENLVVNLPEQFNFDRSSSLFLLQNLDIVIVRRNPDFEKQRIVKISGEITYPGMYVLNQKNETILDLIKTAGGPTTESFLFGTQFHRNEKRVILDLDKLYRNGDEDENIYLQDNDSIYIPRRPNSVLVGGEVNSPGIFKYIPGLDVKDYVDRAGGLTDSSDYAVYTQPTGISQRVNFGWFSSNPEVFDGSIIFVRKLLPPSPSDNFDLGGFLKDIFAISASVLTIIVLVTKLN